Genomic window (Thomasclavelia spiroformis DSM 1552):
TTATGAAACAGGAGGGGTTGTTCTTAATTCACGTTATATTTTAGATATTGTTCGCAAAATTGATAGTGAATATATTAATATTCAAATACTTGATGGAGCTTTAACTAGAATTTCAAGTCCTACATCTAAGTTTGATTTAAATGGAACTGATATTTTAGATTATCCTAGAATTGATTTATCTAAAAATGGTATAAAAATTGATATTAATTCTTTAGTCTTAAAAAATATTATTTCTCAAACCAAATTTGCTGCAAGCGATAAAGAACATAAACCAATTCTAACTGGAATTAATTTTAAAGCTACTAACAATCAATTAGAATGTACAGCTACAGACAGTTATCGTTTAGCTAAAAAAGTAGTTTCTTTAAATGAAGATGTTACTTTTAATATTACTATTCCTCAAAAATCATTAGATGAAATATCTAAGATTATTGAAAAAGATGAAATTATTGAAATGTATGTTTCAGATCGTAAAGTATTATATGTATTTGACAATAATATTATTCAAACTAGATTAATTGATGGAAGTTTCCCAGATACTAATCGTTTAATTCCTAATAGTTTTGATTATGAATTAAAT
Coding sequences:
- the dnaN gene encoding DNA polymerase III subunit beta, giving the protein MNFKIKRIKLLNALSKTTKAVSIRSPLPVLTGIKFDLHDDCLILTGSDSDITIQTKIIKDEDLTIYETGGVVLNSRYILDIVRKIDSEYINIQILDGALTRISSPTSKFDLNGTDILDYPRIDLSKNGIKIDINSLVLKNIISQTKFAASDKEHKPILTGINFKATNNQLECTATDSYRLAKKVVSLNEDVTFNITIPQKSLDEISKIIEKDEIIEMYVSDRKVLYVFDNNIIQTRLIDGSFPDTNRLIPNSFDYELNIDTHYLLNAIDRVSLLTNEQNNIIKLDMDDNQVLLSSYMQEIGSVEEILDKAFYKGEPLSISFSSKYVNEAIRAFNSSKIRILFTGEMKPFIIKDYENEDVIQLVLPVRTF